The DNA segment TCAGTCGCCAGGAGAACTCCCAGGCGTCCCGTCCCCAGGCGTCGTCCGGGGTGAGCGCCATGTTGGGGAAATTGCTCTGACGACGAAACGGGGCCTGGTGGCGTACCCGTCGAATGGAAGACGAGTAGGCGAAGCGCTCCTCCTTGGTAATCTTTTCCTTGTCCGTCCGATACCGAATCGCCAGCCACTGACCGCCTTCGGCAGCGGGCGGAGCAATGGCCTGACTCAGCGAGCGATAGATCTCTTCACCGGGGGCGGCGGACAGGACTTTGCGCACTCCGCTTGTTTCGGAATCATAGTTGACGAAGGTGATAGAAGTGCCGGGGTTGAGCAGTACCCCTTGCGGCGCAATAGACGCCCAGGAGTTGGCCACGACCGATGACCAGCGCGTACGCGGCGTGAATTCCATGGCGCGGTAGCCCATTTCCTCAGCCGTATACGGCGGGACGAACGGATAGGCTTCGGCTGGAAGATACGGAACCTGGGCATGGCGTGGCGTGTCGCCCTCGAGTTGGACCTGGGCCAACGCTTCTTCTGACATCTCTTCGACTGTTTTCCAGGTTTTTTGAGTCGATTGAGTCGATTGGGTCTGTGGGGTCCCGCGGTTTGGCTCGGCTCTCAGGCCCACACGAGGAAACACGAGGACACCACAGATAATAAGCAGAACACAGCAGGCTATACGGCTACGGGACATGAGTACCACCCTACCCCAACATCAGTGTTGCAGCACTATAAAGTCTGAACATGCATTCAGCAATATAAGCAACGTGAATTCTTCGTGAAAATTGTAGTAGTTTTGGTTATATATGATGAAGAAGCGGAGGCGAAGGCCGGGTCGCGTTGACCCGGACGACCCTTATCCTGGAGCCAGCAGGTTGAGCGCCTTTCGGGTTGCGACCAGGCGGTCTTCGTTCACCGGGCTGACGGCTAGGACCGGCATGGCCGCCCCGGCTTCGTGAAAGGCGGCAAGCTGCTCTCGACACTGGCTGGGGGGACCAAACACGCAGACCTGATCGACCATGTGTTCGGACACGCCGGCGGCCGCGGCGCGGCGGTTGCCGCTTTTCCAGGCCTCTTGCATGGCGGTGACTTCAGCCCGGAAGCCGCAGCGTCGCCATTGTTTGCGATAGAAAGGCAGATTCCCGAAAAACGCCAGATTGTAGCGCGCTGCGGAGCGGGCCTGCTCAATATCGTCTGAAATAAACGTCGGGATGCTCACAATACATCCCACCTGGTCCGGGTCGCGTCCCACGCGCTGCGCC comes from the Gemmatimonadota bacterium genome and includes:
- a CDS encoding LLM class flavin-dependent oxidoreductase, which produces VGAVTAESAEVGGELADGIMPFLPALPYLTQLVEAAQTAAQRVGRDPDQVGCIVSIPTFISDDIEQARSAARYNLAFFGNLPFYRKQWRRCGFRAEVTAMQEAWKSGNRRAAAAGVSEHMVDQVCVFGPPSQCREQLAAFHEAGAAMPVLAVSPVNEDRLVATRKALNLLAPG